A single Musa acuminata AAA Group cultivar baxijiao chromosome BXJ2-1, Cavendish_Baxijiao_AAA, whole genome shotgun sequence DNA region contains:
- the LOC135598469 gene encoding uncharacterized protein LOC135598469 isoform X2, translating into MDRQPPEYATAMAFAQQQQQQANMPSQQQFGFHPQTQQFPHQVHGPAFLPHPSLQQFPPYHRPFPLPQQLYPHLPLNLQQQQQQQPPPSFAPHNPPPHLMPPPAYSHPYESAPPPAAPPSDPELQKRIDKLVEYAVKNGPEFEAMIRDKQHDNPAYSFLFGGEGHNYYRYKLWLSKRQSGTAVGPTGSLLGASQLHQPSYPPFYDQHQPVHSQTFIGQPRADYEPSTKSFKGLSGPLPSDVAAELNSVLANLSGTKESIKGAKMWFMQRSPFAPALAEALRDGVFSLDDSERQIHIIFLVNDILFESLQRRINPQELDNEALAFRPVLGSMLARIYNNPHNKDANQPRLEKILHFWASKEVYDQETIMSLEREMTGGLPFRSAAQKELIAGSDPSSFTGVTAHQWPDKQSSDLGSLGQQDTNKHFPPTSALPFAPAVSQQLAMNQLPSGVYPPAAQTSLSGTLLIQTPIAQLQPNAAPSTTDQAPPPYPLFPPGLIPGMVRKMQIGSGVPYSPLSPLDIPTVIPPSTVPPSETLDRVSKFFKEIGEVNPSEGPMRQSESKDEYQEYERESPVRKGGACIPPPTNLQLDPETGAYADGSVDRSSSGRLGLGATANPNEVSQYDDVYTSYRKQRSTNYHSSMSAKAGTR; encoded by the exons ATGGATCGACAACCTCCTGAGTACGCAACAGCGATGGCCTTTGCtcagcaacaacaacagcaggCAAACATGCCATCACAACAACAGTTTGGATTCCATCCACAAACTCAACAATTTCCACACCAAGTACATGGGCCTGCTTTCTTGCCTCATCCCTCTCTTCAACAATTCCCTCCTTATCATCGTCCTTTTCCATTGCCACAGCAGCTCTATCCTCATCTCCCCCTCAAtctccaacaacaacaacaacaacaaccaccaCCTTCCTTTGCGCCTCACAATCCACCCCCTCATCTCATGCCTCCACCTGCTTACTCACACCCATATGAGTCAGCTCCTCCACCAGCTGCACCTCCTTCAGATCCTGAGCTCCAGAAGCGGATTGATAAACTAGTTGAATATGCTGTCAAAAATGGCCCTGAATTTGAAGCTATGATTCGCGATAAGCAACATGATAATCCTGCTTACAGCTTCCTGTTTGGTGGTGAGGGTCATAATTACTATAGATACAAGCTCTGGCTGTCAAAACGGCAATCTG GCACTGCAGTTGGTCCTACAGGTTCTTTGTTGGGAGCATCTCAGTTACATCAACCTTCTTATCCACCCTTTTATGATCAGCATCAACCAGTGCACTCCCAAACATTCATCGGACAACCTCGAGCTGATTATGAACCATCAACTAAGTCATTTAAGGGGCTATCAGGGCCACTTCCATCTGATGTTGCTGCAGAGCTTAATAGTGTGCTTGCGAATCTTTCCGGCACCAAGGAATCAATTAAGGGAGCCAAAATGTGGTTTATGCAAAGATCGCCTTTTGCACCGGCTCTGGCTGAAGCCCTTAGGGATGGTGTCTTTTCTTTGGATGATTCTGAGAGACAGATACATATAATTTTTCTAGTCAATGATATTCTGTTTGAGAG CTTGCAACGTCGGATCAATCCTCAAGAACTGGACAATGAAGCACTTGCATTTAGACCTGTGTTAGGATCCATGCTTGCAAGAATTTACAATAACCCACATAACAAAGATGCTAATCAACCTCGTCTGGAGAAGATTTTACATTTTTGGGCATCAAAAGAAGTTTATGACCAGGAAACTATTATGAGTCTTGAGAGGGAAATGACTGGTGGATTACCATTTCGGTCAGCAGCACAGAAGGAACTGATAGCTGGATCGGATCCCTCGAGTTTCACAG GTGTAACTGCTCATCAATGGCCGGATAAGCAAAGCTCTGATTTGGGTTCCCTTGGTCAACAAGATACCAATAAACATTTTCCTCCAACTTCAGCTTTGCCATTTGCACCCGCTGTGAGTCAGCAACTCGCAATGAACCAACTACCCAGTGGTGTTTATCCACCTGCTGCTCAGACATCTCTTTCAGGAACACTACTAATTCAGACACCCATAGCTCAACTGCAACCCAACGCTGcacctagcacaaccgatcaagcTCCTCCACCTTATCCACTATTTCCACCTGGCCTTATCCCTGGCATGGTGCGGAAGATGCAGATTGGTAGTGGTGTACCCTACTCTCCTTTGAGCCCTCTTGATATTCCAACGGTGATTCCCCCGTCCACTGTGCCTCCTTCAGAGACTCTTGATCGTGTCTCCAAGTTCTTTAAGGAGATCGGGGAGGTCAACCCATCAGAAGGACCAATGAGACAGTCTGAATCAAAAGATGAATACCAAGAGTATGAGAGGGAATCTCCTGTTCGAAAGGGAGGGGCATGCATTCCTCCACCTACTAACCTGCAACTGGACCCTGAAACTGGAGCATATGCCGATGGGAGTGTAGACCGAAGTAGTTCAGGGAGATTGGGACTTGGAGCCACTGCAAATCCCAATGAGGTGAGCCAGTACGATGATGTCTACACTTCCTATCGAAAGCAGCGAAGCACCAACTATCATTCTTCTATGAGTGCGAAAGCTGGAACTAGGTGA
- the LOC135598469 gene encoding uncharacterized protein LOC135598469 isoform X1, whose protein sequence is MDRQPPEYATAMAFAQQQQQQANMPSQQQFGFHPQTQQFPHQVHGPAFLPHPSLQQFPPYHRPFPLPQQLYPHLPLNLQQQQQQQPPPSFAPHNPPPHLMPPPAYSHPYESAPPPAAPPSDPELQKRIDKLVEYAVKNGPEFEAMIRDKQHDNPAYSFLFGGEGHNYYRYKLWLSKRQSGAPFNHSFTPSSMPMMPNSVLNSSALNLPPLGTAVGPTGSLLGASQLHQPSYPPFYDQHQPVHSQTFIGQPRADYEPSTKSFKGLSGPLPSDVAAELNSVLANLSGTKESIKGAKMWFMQRSPFAPALAEALRDGVFSLDDSERQIHIIFLVNDILFESLQRRINPQELDNEALAFRPVLGSMLARIYNNPHNKDANQPRLEKILHFWASKEVYDQETIMSLEREMTGGLPFRSAAQKELIAGSDPSSFTGVTAHQWPDKQSSDLGSLGQQDTNKHFPPTSALPFAPAVSQQLAMNQLPSGVYPPAAQTSLSGTLLIQTPIAQLQPNAAPSTTDQAPPPYPLFPPGLIPGMVRKMQIGSGVPYSPLSPLDIPTVIPPSTVPPSETLDRVSKFFKEIGEVNPSEGPMRQSESKDEYQEYERESPVRKGGACIPPPTNLQLDPETGAYADGSVDRSSSGRLGLGATANPNEVSQYDDVYTSYRKQRSTNYHSSMSAKAGTR, encoded by the exons ATGGATCGACAACCTCCTGAGTACGCAACAGCGATGGCCTTTGCtcagcaacaacaacagcaggCAAACATGCCATCACAACAACAGTTTGGATTCCATCCACAAACTCAACAATTTCCACACCAAGTACATGGGCCTGCTTTCTTGCCTCATCCCTCTCTTCAACAATTCCCTCCTTATCATCGTCCTTTTCCATTGCCACAGCAGCTCTATCCTCATCTCCCCCTCAAtctccaacaacaacaacaacaacaaccaccaCCTTCCTTTGCGCCTCACAATCCACCCCCTCATCTCATGCCTCCACCTGCTTACTCACACCCATATGAGTCAGCTCCTCCACCAGCTGCACCTCCTTCAGATCCTGAGCTCCAGAAGCGGATTGATAAACTAGTTGAATATGCTGTCAAAAATGGCCCTGAATTTGAAGCTATGATTCGCGATAAGCAACATGATAATCCTGCTTACAGCTTCCTGTTTGGTGGTGAGGGTCATAATTACTATAGATACAAGCTCTGGCTGTCAAAACGGCAATCTGGTGCACCCTTCAACCATTCTTTCACTCCTTCATCGATGCCTATGATGCCTAATTCCGTGTTAAATTCGTCTGCCCTAAATCTTCCTCCCTTAGGCACTGCAGTTGGTCCTACAGGTTCTTTGTTGGGAGCATCTCAGTTACATCAACCTTCTTATCCACCCTTTTATGATCAGCATCAACCAGTGCACTCCCAAACATTCATCGGACAACCTCGAGCTGATTATGAACCATCAACTAAGTCATTTAAGGGGCTATCAGGGCCACTTCCATCTGATGTTGCTGCAGAGCTTAATAGTGTGCTTGCGAATCTTTCCGGCACCAAGGAATCAATTAAGGGAGCCAAAATGTGGTTTATGCAAAGATCGCCTTTTGCACCGGCTCTGGCTGAAGCCCTTAGGGATGGTGTCTTTTCTTTGGATGATTCTGAGAGACAGATACATATAATTTTTCTAGTCAATGATATTCTGTTTGAGAG CTTGCAACGTCGGATCAATCCTCAAGAACTGGACAATGAAGCACTTGCATTTAGACCTGTGTTAGGATCCATGCTTGCAAGAATTTACAATAACCCACATAACAAAGATGCTAATCAACCTCGTCTGGAGAAGATTTTACATTTTTGGGCATCAAAAGAAGTTTATGACCAGGAAACTATTATGAGTCTTGAGAGGGAAATGACTGGTGGATTACCATTTCGGTCAGCAGCACAGAAGGAACTGATAGCTGGATCGGATCCCTCGAGTTTCACAG GTGTAACTGCTCATCAATGGCCGGATAAGCAAAGCTCTGATTTGGGTTCCCTTGGTCAACAAGATACCAATAAACATTTTCCTCCAACTTCAGCTTTGCCATTTGCACCCGCTGTGAGTCAGCAACTCGCAATGAACCAACTACCCAGTGGTGTTTATCCACCTGCTGCTCAGACATCTCTTTCAGGAACACTACTAATTCAGACACCCATAGCTCAACTGCAACCCAACGCTGcacctagcacaaccgatcaagcTCCTCCACCTTATCCACTATTTCCACCTGGCCTTATCCCTGGCATGGTGCGGAAGATGCAGATTGGTAGTGGTGTACCCTACTCTCCTTTGAGCCCTCTTGATATTCCAACGGTGATTCCCCCGTCCACTGTGCCTCCTTCAGAGACTCTTGATCGTGTCTCCAAGTTCTTTAAGGAGATCGGGGAGGTCAACCCATCAGAAGGACCAATGAGACAGTCTGAATCAAAAGATGAATACCAAGAGTATGAGAGGGAATCTCCTGTTCGAAAGGGAGGGGCATGCATTCCTCCACCTACTAACCTGCAACTGGACCCTGAAACTGGAGCATATGCCGATGGGAGTGTAGACCGAAGTAGTTCAGGGAGATTGGGACTTGGAGCCACTGCAAATCCCAATGAGGTGAGCCAGTACGATGATGTCTACACTTCCTATCGAAAGCAGCGAAGCACCAACTATCATTCTTCTATGAGTGCGAAAGCTGGAACTAGGTGA